The following proteins are co-located in the Halarcobacter sp. genome:
- the truB gene encoding tRNA pseudouridine(55) synthase TruB: MQKKLYDNKQLNKLIVVNKPIFRSSNSYLNEIKRKYRNKKAGFSGTLDPFACGCLIVAFGQYSKLFQFLKKTPKTYKAVVWLGATSESLDIENIIGIKDEKRVDKELIKKEIANLIGTHEYYPPKYSAKKIDGKRAYEMAREGKDVEMKKSIMNISNTKFISYRHPFITFEASVSEGSYIRSLAQILLQRLEREGTLSFLNRLNEGEFKFEDEKDLNPIDYIDLKENIYFGDKSYFENGKKIQKKYFKYQDNGKYLIKFDTFFSIIQIENDEVKYLLNKVLLND; encoded by the coding sequence ATGCAAAAAAAACTTTATGATAATAAACAATTAAATAAATTAATTGTTGTAAATAAACCAATATTTAGAAGTTCAAACTCATATTTAAATGAGATAAAAAGAAAATATAGAAACAAAAAAGCAGGCTTTAGTGGAACACTTGATCCTTTTGCTTGTGGTTGTTTAATTGTAGCATTTGGACAATACTCAAAACTTTTTCAGTTTTTAAAAAAAACACCTAAAACATATAAAGCAGTAGTTTGGTTAGGAGCAACATCTGAATCTTTAGATATAGAAAATATTATAGGTATAAAAGATGAAAAGAGAGTTGATAAAGAATTAATAAAAAAAGAGATTGCAAATCTAATTGGTACACATGAATATTATCCTCCTAAATATTCAGCAAAAAAAATTGATGGAAAAAGAGCATATGAAATGGCCAGAGAAGGTAAAGATGTTGAGATGAAAAAATCGATTATGAATATATCCAACACAAAATTTATCTCTTATAGACACCCTTTTATTACTTTTGAAGCAAGTGTAAGTGAAGGTTCATATATAAGAAGTTTGGCTCAGATTTTACTTCAAAGATTAGAAAGAGAGGGAACACTTTCATTTTTAAATAGATTAAATGAGGGTGAGTTTAAATTTGAGGATGAAAAAGATTTAAATCCTATTGATTATATAGATTTAAAAGAAAATATCTATTTTGGAGATAAAAGTTACTTTGAAAATGGTAAAAAGATTCAAAAAAAATATTTTAAATATCAGGATAATGGGAAGTATCTAATAAAATTTGATACATTTTTTAGTATAATCCAGATAGAAAATGATGAGGTAAAATATTTATTAAACAAGGTTTTATTAAATGATTAA
- a CDS encoding UvrD-helicase domain-containing protein → MSENFLNSLNESQQTAAKHIDGALLILAGAGSGKTKTITTRLAYLISIGIDPSSILTLTFTNKAATEMRERAYSMIDSTTVNTPPLLCTFHKFGLLFLKFHMSELGRKNSFIIIDNDDKKRILKSIDKEITTSLLVSEISKYKNTLLTPSEAKSAAQLKIYQQIADIYEKYEAYLLKNNLVDFDDLLLLPYLILEKNDNLAKEVSQKYQYVMVDEYQDTNELQYKLLRKLCHTHNNLCVVGDDDQSIYGWRGATIKNILNFADNFKDTKVVKLEENYRSTNTILEHANQLIEHNRDRLGKKLIGTREKGESVKVYESHDENEETRKLIDDITKLVARGESAKDIAILFRVNALSRSLEEGFNKAGINYRLIGGMKFYERAEIKDLIAYFRILTNSTDNFSFKRIVNKPKRGIGKTTIDKLEAKSIETKKPIFTIIEESTPEELATIVGKKNSRTLKVFIASIMDLRDILDESKMRFLDTFEDTFDYRASFDSVPDGFDRQANIDEFYGYIRDFFIQNPHLNLEDFLNEIALESEQSELTEQAVSMMSIHSSKGLEYKHIFVIGLEEGFFPIIGDGSDIEEERRLGYVALTRAMDTLTLSFVHSRFYKGKRANLLKSRFLSESGLIKGSLTIEKNSAYKKGDLVQHKIFGMGRVQKASKAGKDYKLTINFGGQRRDILSSFVEKI, encoded by the coding sequence ATGTCGGAAAATTTTTTAAACTCACTTAATGAATCTCAGCAAACAGCAGCAAAACATATTGATGGTGCACTTTTAATTTTAGCAGGTGCAGGTTCAGGTAAAACAAAAACTATTACAACAAGACTTGCTTATCTTATTTCAATAGGGATTGATCCTAGTTCAATATTAACTTTAACATTTACAAATAAAGCTGCAACAGAGATGAGAGAAAGAGCTTACTCTATGATAGATTCGACTACAGTCAATACTCCACCTTTATTGTGTACTTTTCACAAATTTGGACTACTTTTTTTAAAGTTTCATATGAGTGAATTAGGAAGAAAAAATTCGTTTATAATTATAGATAATGATGACAAAAAAAGAATATTAAAATCAATAGATAAAGAGATTACAACTTCACTTTTAGTTTCAGAAATTTCAAAATATAAAAATACATTATTAACACCAAGTGAAGCAAAAAGTGCAGCACAATTAAAAATTTATCAACAGATTGCAGATATTTATGAGAAATATGAAGCATACCTTTTAAAAAATAATTTAGTTGATTTTGATGACCTATTATTATTGCCTTATCTTATATTAGAAAAAAATGATAATTTAGCAAAAGAGGTTAGTCAAAAGTATCAATATGTAATGGTTGATGAGTACCAAGATACAAATGAATTACAATATAAACTATTAAGAAAACTTTGCCACACTCATAATAACCTTTGTGTTGTTGGGGATGATGATCAATCTATTTATGGTTGGCGTGGTGCAACAATCAAAAATATATTAAATTTTGCTGATAACTTTAAAGATACAAAAGTTGTAAAATTAGAAGAGAATTATAGATCCACAAATACAATATTAGAACATGCTAATCAACTTATTGAACATAATAGGGATAGATTAGGAAAAAAACTTATTGGAACTAGAGAAAAAGGTGAGAGTGTAAAAGTTTATGAATCCCATGATGAAAATGAGGAAACAAGAAAACTTATTGATGATATTACTAAATTAGTGGCTAGAGGTGAATCTGCAAAAGATATTGCTATTTTATTTAGAGTAAATGCTTTGTCTAGATCTTTAGAAGAGGGGTTTAATAAAGCAGGAATCAATTATAGACTTATTGGTGGTATGAAGTTCTATGAAAGAGCAGAAATAAAAGATTTAATTGCATACTTTAGAATTCTAACTAATTCAACTGATAATTTCTCTTTTAAAAGAATTGTCAATAAACCAAAAAGAGGAATTGGAAAAACAACTATTGATAAACTTGAAGCAAAATCAATAGAAACTAAAAAACCAATTTTCACGATTATTGAAGAAAGTACGCCTGAAGAGCTTGCAACAATTGTCGGAAAGAAAAATTCTAGAACATTAAAAGTATTTATTGCTTCAATTATGGATTTAAGAGATATTTTAGATGAATCAAAAATGAGATTTTTAGATACTTTTGAAGATACCTTTGATTATAGAGCTTCATTTGATTCTGTACCAGATGGATTTGATAGACAAGCAAATATAGATGAGTTCTATGGATATATTAGAGACTTTTTTATACAAAATCCACATTTAAATTTAGAAGATTTTTTAAATGAAATAGCTTTAGAATCAGAACAAAGTGAACTAACAGAACAAGCTGTATCAATGATGAGTATTCACTCTTCAAAGGGCTTAGAGTATAAGCATATATTTGTAATAGGTTTAGAAGAGGGATTTTTCCCAATTATTGGTGATGGAAGTGATATAGAAGAGGAAAGAAGATTGGGTTATGTAGCTTTAACTAGAGCTATGGACACACTTACATTATCTTTTGTACATTCTAGATTTTACAAAGGTAAAAGGGCAAACTTATTAAAAAGTAGATTCTTAAGTGAATCAGGACTTATTAAAGGTAGTCTTACTATTGAAAAGAACTCTGCATATAAAAAAGGTGATTTAGTTCAACACAAAATATTTGGGATGGGAAGAGTTCAAAAAGCTTCTAAAGCTGGAAAAGACTATAAACTAACAATTAATTTTGGTGGACAAAGAAGAGATATCCTTTCATCATTTGTAGAGAAAATATAA
- a CDS encoding TIGR01212 family radical SAM protein (This family includes YhcC from E. coli K-12, an uncharacterized radical SAM protein.), whose amino-acid sequence MVTISLQNKTKNQTKEVLTIGRYFKKKFKEKVYKTPISISGFTCPNIDGSVAKGGCTFCENDSFSPNLQEKKPKFKLNPRVNENPFLDKQLMQLEMQFNATKQRLENKFGAKKYIVYFQSFTNTYAPFETLKALYSKALSFENVIGLSIGTRTDCMTDEILDYLEELAKEKEIWVEYGIQSFYDKTLDKINRGDDSANMVKWIEKTKQRGLKVCGHLIYGLPDETQEMMLNSFKKTLELKVDSIKFHPLYVVKNTLLTKEFKKGNFTPISEELYVDTVVKSIKNLPQNVSVQRVTAGIDDNTLLSPLWCKNKHRQIKKIREALLKEGLKY is encoded by the coding sequence ATGGTGACTATTTCGTTACAAAATAAAACTAAAAATCAAACAAAAGAAGTACTTACTATAGGTAGGTACTTCAAAAAAAAGTTTAAAGAAAAAGTTTATAAAACTCCCATATCAATCTCAGGCTTTACTTGTCCAAATATAGATGGAAGTGTTGCAAAAGGTGGATGTACTTTTTGCGAAAATGATTCATTTTCTCCAAACCTTCAAGAAAAGAAACCGAAGTTTAAATTAAATCCAAGAGTAAATGAGAATCCTTTTTTAGATAAGCAATTAATGCAGTTAGAGATGCAATTTAATGCAACAAAACAAAGACTTGAAAATAAGTTTGGTGCTAAGAAATATATTGTTTATTTTCAATCATTTACAAATACTTATGCTCCTTTTGAAACGTTAAAGGCTTTATATTCAAAAGCACTTAGCTTTGAAAATGTAATAGGACTTTCTATTGGTACTAGAACTGATTGTATGACTGATGAGATATTAGACTATTTAGAAGAGTTAGCAAAAGAAAAAGAGATTTGGGTAGAGTATGGAATACAATCATTTTATGATAAAACCTTAGATAAAATCAATAGAGGCGATGATTCAGCTAACATGGTCAAATGGATTGAAAAGACTAAACAAAGAGGATTAAAAGTTTGTGGTCATTTGATATATGGTCTTCCTGATGAGACACAGGAGATGATGCTAAACTCTTTTAAAAAGACACTTGAATTAAAAGTTGATTCAATTAAATTTCATCCTTTATATGTAGTAAAAAATACACTACTTACTAAAGAGTTTAAAAAAGGAAATTTTACTCCTATAAGTGAAGAATTGTATGTTGATACAGTGGTTAAATCAATTAAAAATTTACCTCAAAATGTATCTGTTCAAAGAGTAACAGCTGGAATAGATGATAATACATTACTATCGCCATTATGGTGTAAGAATAAGCATAGACAAATTAAAAAAATAAGAGAAGCTTTGTTAAAAGAGGGATTAAAATATTAA
- the purF gene encoding amidophosphoribosyltransferase yields the protein MCAIVGIYGNDNAARLASLALFSMQHRGQEATGISSSCEGKIYTKKNSGLVSEVFTDEALKYLKGDMAIGHNRYSTAGSDSILDAQPVFAKYSLGEISIVHNGNLINKEEVRQELIDNGAIFQTGMDTENLIHLIAKCKEGRLRDRITSALEKTIGAYCFIIQSRNKQFVIRDRYGIRPLSLGKLKTGGYIVASETCAFELVDAEFVRDINPGEMLIFSKKAEPESIQLFEPEFRPCAFEYVYFARPDSEIDGKNVYNTRENMGKTLAQNDKSNNIKADMVIPVPDSGVPAALGYAQESGIDFKYGIIRNHYVGRTFIEPTQEMRNMKVKMKLSPMRSLIKGKSLLVIDDSIVRGTTSKRIVRMLKEAGAKEVHFRVASPEIKFPNFYGIDTPSKEELISHRMTKDEICEYIEADSLEYLSIDDLVSSIGNGRNYALESFDGDYFVTK from the coding sequence ATGTGTGCAATAGTTGGTATTTATGGTAATGATAACGCTGCAAGGTTAGCTTCTTTAGCTCTATTTTCAATGCAACATAGAGGTCAAGAAGCAACTGGTATCTCTTCATCTTGCGAAGGAAAAATCTATACTAAGAAAAATAGTGGATTAGTTTCTGAAGTTTTTACAGATGAGGCATTAAAATATTTAAAAGGTGATATGGCTATTGGTCATAATAGATATTCAACTGCAGGAAGTGATTCTATTTTAGATGCACAACCTGTATTTGCTAAATATAGTTTAGGTGAAATATCAATTGTTCACAATGGAAACCTAATAAATAAAGAAGAAGTAAGACAAGAACTAATCGACAATGGTGCAATCTTTCAAACAGGAATGGATACAGAAAACCTTATACATTTAATAGCAAAATGTAAAGAAGGAAGATTAAGAGATAGAATTACAAGTGCTTTAGAAAAAACTATTGGTGCTTATTGTTTTATTATTCAATCAAGAAATAAACAATTTGTTATTAGAGATAGATATGGTATTAGACCTTTATCTTTAGGAAAATTGAAAACGGGTGGATATATTGTTGCTAGTGAAACTTGTGCATTTGAATTAGTTGATGCAGAGTTTGTAAGGGATATAAACCCTGGTGAAATGTTAATTTTCTCTAAAAAAGCTGAACCAGAATCAATTCAACTATTTGAACCAGAATTTAGACCTTGTGCCTTTGAATATGTATATTTTGCAAGACCAGATTCAGAGATCGATGGTAAAAATGTATATAATACAAGAGAAAATATGGGTAAAACACTTGCTCAAAATGATAAATCTAACAATATTAAAGCAGATATGGTAATTCCTGTACCTGATTCGGGTGTTCCAGCTGCTCTTGGATATGCACAAGAGAGTGGAATAGATTTTAAATATGGAATTATTAGAAACCATTATGTTGGAAGAACATTTATTGAACCAACACAAGAGATGAGAAATATGAAAGTTAAAATGAAACTTTCACCAATGAGATCTTTAATAAAAGGAAAATCATTACTAGTAATAGATGATTCTATTGTTAGAGGTACAACATCAAAAAGAATAGTTAGAATGCTTAAAGAAGCTGGTGCAAAAGAGGTTCATTTTAGAGTTGCAAGTCCAGAGATTAAGTTTCCTAATTTTTATGGAATTGATACACCTTCAAAAGAGGAATTAATTTCACATAGAATGACAAAAGATGAGATTTGTGAGTATATTGAAGCAGATTCTTTAGAGTATTTATCAATTGATGACTTAGTAAGCTCAATTGGAAATGGTAGAAACTACGCATTAGAAAGTTTTGATGGTGACTATTTCGTTACAAAATAA
- a CDS encoding LysR family transcriptional regulator: MLTDFAKLETFLTVVREKSFSKASAKLGISQPAVTQQMKFIEDYLDVQVVDRKKNGIRLTKEGQMLYSIAQKIERCVNNGEKELLKIMNKDVTFVFGASFIIGNYILPRFLNNLKENINNDVSINVSVSHKAIEDLLDKKIDMALVENYIPDEDIIYREWMDDEIVIFSNQELPAKAKADDLLSYKWVCRNPDSHTRLIFKESLDKANYPDCDTFDVTSEVTSATTIVQTVLHSDKSERPTVSIVSRNAIESLLKAGALFESRIGNHKMSRKLYIAYRKDRKHDAFIENVVDYLLKIK; encoded by the coding sequence ATGTTAACAGATTTTGCAAAATTAGAGACTTTTTTAACAGTAGTAAGAGAGAAATCTTTTTCTAAAGCATCTGCAAAACTAGGTATTTCTCAGCCTGCAGTAACACAACAAATGAAATTTATTGAAGACTATCTTGATGTTCAAGTAGTTGATAGAAAGAAAAATGGTATTAGACTTACAAAAGAGGGTCAGATGCTATACTCTATCGCCCAAAAAATCGAAAGATGTGTTAATAATGGTGAAAAAGAATTACTTAAAATAATGAATAAAGATGTTACTTTTGTATTTGGTGCTTCATTTATTATCGGAAATTATATTTTACCTAGATTTTTAAACAATCTAAAAGAGAATATCAATAACGATGTATCTATTAATGTATCTGTATCTCATAAAGCAATCGAAGACTTATTAGACAAGAAAATTGATATGGCTTTAGTTGAGAACTATATTCCTGATGAAGATATAATTTATAGAGAATGGATGGATGATGAGATTGTAATTTTCTCAAATCAAGAGCTACCAGCAAAAGCAAAAGCAGATGATTTATTATCTTATAAATGGGTATGTAGAAACCCTGATTCTCATACAAGACTGATTTTTAAAGAATCTTTAGATAAAGCTAATTATCCAGATTGTGACACTTTTGATGTAACAAGTGAAGTAACAAGTGCTACTACTATTGTTCAAACAGTTTTACATTCTGATAAAAGTGAAAGACCAACAGTATCTATTGTATCAAGAAATGCAATTGAATCATTACTTAAAGCGGGAGCTTTATTTGAGTCAAGAATTGGTAATCACAAAATGTCAAGAAAACTATATATTGCATATAGAAAAGATAGAAAGCATGATGCATTTATTGAAAATGTAGTTGATTATCTATTAAAAATTAAATAG